A window of the Fusarium fujikuroi IMI 58289 draft genome, chromosome FFUJ_chr09 genome harbors these coding sequences:
- a CDS encoding related to dis1-suppressing protein kinase dsk1 codes for MSPSSSQDTSDASITSNESCRFETVQISDTEEPEFYRKGGFHPVHIGDHVDGGRYRIVHKLGHGGFSVVWLAYDSLESIWVALKIVAASDSSMMEDKAVMCHSITSKINDERFITYKRFFHIEGPNGRHLCLVLPPCGPSCNTMSQYLQSRFHPWLARRVSSQATKAIADLHSQGLCHGDFAPSNIVFRIRNLDHQDDQGIYRLFGEPQRDGLRTISGEPTGAEAPRYIVGNLDFASAEDLILDDICLTDCDQAFLTTAPPRKTLGTPPGFLAPEVAVGNLASTASDVWALGCSILQIRSGSSPFSIPNVDSPANLLGWVSEYLGRIPASWGEPLFDDDGLPTMDTINGEPLGEILENTRSLKQWIGEIWDQPENLEELQSSSTAPERVRDENKPYLECYSNKFWKPAATRIDNVYLGAYSDKVDKIIESLPKIPTHEADLLYDLISKIFVYEPVQRVSAKDILAHPWFHLDDRI; via the exons ATGTCTCCTTCCTCTAGTCAAGATACTAGCGATGCATCAATCACCTCTAATGAGTCCTGTCGGTTTGAGACGGTCCAGATTAGCGACACAGAAGAGCCTGAATTTTATCGAAAAGGTGGCTTCCACCCAGTTCATATCGGCGATCACGTTGATGGCGGTCGGTACCGGATTGTCCATAAGCTCGGTCATGGCGGCTTTTCCGTCGTATGGCTAGCTTACGACTCCTTGGAGTCTATCTGGGTGGCACTCAAGATTGTGGCAGCTTCGGACTCCTCTATGATGGAAGACAAAGCAGTCATGTGCCACAGTATCACCTCTAAAATTAATGACGAGAGATTCATAACCTATAAGCGCTTCTTTCACATCGAAGGGCCCAATGGCCGCCACCTATGTCTAGTCCTACCACCTTGTGGTCCTTCTTGCAACACCATGTCCCAATACCTACAGAGCAGGTTTCATCCCTGGCTGGCGCGTCGCGTGTCTTCCCAAGCTACAAAAGCTATCGCAGATCTTCATTCTCAAGGTCTTTGTCACGGAG ATTTTGCCCCGAGCAATATCGTCTTTCGCATCCGTAACCTTGatcatcaagatgatcaagggATATACCGGCTTTTTGGTGAGCCTCAACGGGATGGCTTGAGAACGATATCTGGTGAACCTACTGGTGCAGAGGCGCCTCGGTATATTGTTGGCAACCTCGATTTCGCCTCAGCAGAAGACCTCATACTTGATGACATCTGCTTAACCGATTGTGATCAAGCATTTTTGACCACTGCTCCCCCGAGGAAAACACTTGGGACACCTCCAGGCTTTCTGGCGCCCGAGGTGGCAGTTGGAAACCTGGCCAGCACTGCAAGTGATGTGTGGGCTTTGGGCTGCTCTATCCTACAGATCAGGTCAGGCTCATCTCCTTTCTCAATTCCCAACGTTGATAGTCCAGCAAACTTGCTTGGATGGGTCAGCGAGTACCTTGGCCGTATACCGGCATCATGGGGAGAGCCGCTATTCGACGATGACGGCCTCCCAACGATGGACACAATCAATGGCGAGCCCCTGGGCGAAATACTCGAAAACACAAGATCATTGAAGCAGTGGATCGGCGAGATCTGGGATCAACCAGAGAATCTCGAGGAGCttcagtcatcatcaactgcgCCAGAAAGAGTGAGGGATGAGAACAAGCCATATCTGGAATGTTACAGCAACAAATTTTGGAAACCTGCCGCGACCAGAATCGACAATGTCTACCTTGGAGCATACTCTGACAAAGTTGATAAGATCATTGAGTCACTGCCGAAAATACCTACGCACGAGGCTGACTTGTTATATGATTTGATATCCAAGATTTTCGTTTACGAGCCTGTGCAGCGAGTGTCTGCAAAAGATATCTTGGCTCATCCATGGTTTCATTTGGATGACAGGATATGA